One window from the genome of Aeromonas sp. FDAARGOS 1405 encodes:
- a CDS encoding CoA pyrophosphatase: protein MDRHELLTRFQLQRPAPAHRLAIGGLSPAAVLIPVVMRDEGLSVLLTRRSPRLRHHGGQISFPGGRQDPGDENLIATALRETEEELGIPARLIEVIGTLNPLNTVSRFEVLPVLGLLDGNYPLILSPDEVDHAFEVPLTHLLDRRNHIPLILSRGGKAHTIYWIPWQQHFIWGATASMINQLAQHLAK, encoded by the coding sequence ATGGATCGCCACGAACTGCTGACCCGCTTCCAGTTGCAGCGACCCGCCCCGGCCCATCGACTCGCCATCGGCGGGCTCAGTCCGGCTGCGGTGTTGATCCCGGTGGTGATGCGCGATGAGGGGCTCAGCGTGTTATTGACCCGGCGCAGCCCCCGGCTACGTCATCATGGAGGGCAGATCAGCTTCCCCGGCGGGCGACAGGATCCCGGCGACGAAAACCTCATTGCCACAGCGCTGCGGGAAACCGAAGAGGAGCTCGGCATTCCGGCCCGGCTGATTGAAGTGATCGGCACCCTCAACCCGCTCAATACAGTGTCACGATTCGAGGTGCTGCCGGTGCTGGGGCTGCTCGATGGCAACTATCCCCTCATCCTGAGTCCGGATGAGGTGGATCACGCCTTCGAAGTGCCGCTGACCCATCTGCTGGATCGGCGCAACCACATCCCCCTGATCCTTTCCAGAGGGGGGAAAGCACACACCATCTACTGGATCCCCTGGCAACAGCACTTTATCTGGGGGGCTACCGCCAGCATGATCAACCAGCTAGCCCAGCACCTCGCAAAATAA
- the pabB gene encoding aminodeoxychorismate synthase component I, with product MLLESAGPLGADNGVDIITADPLATLETRGEVTTLRVGADISKHHEDPLALLAHTQQQLLGELELCATHLPFIGGALGLFGYDLGRRFERLPVQAAADIAVPDMAVGIYDWALLRNVATGDWQLVHWGDEAGLAKRLAWLEQQQAAPLPAFALQGEWQSNMSRAEYGEKFARIQEYLAAGDCYQINLTQRFSAPYQGDEWQAYCLLAAANKAPFSAFIRLPDSALLSLSPERFLLLDGRYIETKPIKGTRPRHPDPATDRQVAQELAQADKDRSENLMIVDLLRNDIGRVSRPGSVSVPHLFAVESFPAVHHLVSTIHGELDAHWQGVDLLRACFPGGSITGAPKIRAMEIIEELEPQRRNAYCGSIGYLSQHGRMDTNICIRTLIAEAGRLHCWAGGGIIADSDADSEYQETYDKVARILPPLSAL from the coding sequence ATGTTGCTGGAATCGGCGGGGCCACTCGGCGCCGATAACGGCGTTGATATCATCACTGCCGATCCGCTGGCGACCCTCGAAACCCGCGGCGAGGTGACCACTCTGCGTGTCGGGGCGGATATCAGCAAACACCACGAAGATCCCCTCGCTCTGCTGGCCCATACCCAGCAACAGCTGCTGGGGGAGCTGGAACTGTGCGCCACTCACCTGCCCTTTATTGGCGGCGCCCTCGGCCTGTTTGGCTATGATCTCGGCCGTCGCTTCGAACGACTGCCAGTGCAGGCCGCCGCCGATATCGCGGTGCCAGACATGGCGGTAGGCATCTACGACTGGGCGCTGCTGCGCAATGTGGCGACCGGCGACTGGCAGCTGGTGCACTGGGGGGATGAAGCGGGCCTTGCCAAGCGGCTGGCCTGGCTTGAGCAACAACAGGCCGCCCCGCTCCCCGCTTTTGCCTTGCAGGGGGAGTGGCAGAGCAATATGAGCCGCGCGGAATATGGCGAGAAGTTTGCCCGCATTCAGGAATACCTTGCCGCGGGGGATTGCTACCAGATCAACCTGACCCAGCGTTTCAGCGCCCCCTATCAGGGTGATGAGTGGCAGGCCTATTGCCTGCTGGCGGCTGCTAACAAGGCCCCCTTCTCTGCCTTTATCCGCTTGCCGGATAGTGCGCTGCTGAGCCTCTCCCCCGAGCGGTTCCTGCTGCTTGATGGCCGTTATATCGAAACCAAACCCATCAAAGGCACTCGCCCTCGCCACCCCGATCCGGCGACCGATCGACAAGTCGCGCAAGAGCTGGCGCAGGCGGACAAGGACAGATCAGAGAATCTGATGATCGTTGATCTGCTGCGCAACGATATAGGTCGGGTCAGCCGGCCGGGCTCGGTCAGCGTGCCCCATCTCTTTGCGGTGGAGTCGTTTCCGGCGGTACATCATCTGGTCTCCACCATCCACGGTGAGCTGGATGCACACTGGCAAGGGGTCGATCTGCTGCGGGCCTGTTTCCCGGGTGGCTCCATCACCGGCGCCCCCAAGATCCGCGCCATGGAGATCATCGAAGAGCTGGAACCCCAGCGTCGCAACGCCTATTGCGGCAGCATCGGCTATCTCAGCCAGCACGGCCGGATGGATACCAACATCTGCATTCGCACTTTGATCGCCGAAGCGGGTCGTCTGCACTGCTGGGCCGGTGGCGGCATCATCGCCGACTCCGACGCCGACAGCGAATATCAGGAGACCTATGACAAGGTCGCCCGCATCCTGCCGCCGCTGTCGGCGCTGTAA
- a CDS encoding fumarate hydratase — translation MSIIKKQDFIDSIADALQYISYYHPLDFVQAAKAAYDREANPAAKDALAQILINSRMSAEGHRPLCQDTGIVTCFVKIGMQVQWDSDMTVQEMVDEGTRRAYTNPDNPLRASVLADPAGSRKNTKDNAPAVVHIDMIPGNKVEVSIAAKGGGSENKSKMVMLNPSDDIVEWVLKTVPTMGAGWCPPGMLGIGIGGTAEKAAVLAKEALMEHIDIQELIARGPQTTEEKLRVELYDKVNKLGIGAQGLGGLTTVLDVKVKSAPTHAASKPVVMIPNCAATRHVHFELDGSGPAELTPPKLSDWPEITREAGGNVRRVNVDGITKAELASWKSGDTVLLSGKILTGRDAAHKRIADMLKNGEGLPEGVDFTNRFIYYVGPVDAVRDEVVGPAGPTTSTRMDKFTDMMLGETGLIGMIGKSERGPKTVESIKQHKAVYLMAVGGAAYLVAKAIKKARVVAFADLGMEAIYEFEVEDMPVTVAVDSEGNNIHETGPAYWSAKIAELDGKLSS, via the coding sequence ATGAGCATTATAAAAAAACAGGATTTCATCGATTCTATCGCAGATGCCCTCCAGTACATCTCCTATTACCACCCGTTGGATTTTGTTCAGGCTGCCAAAGCGGCGTATGACCGCGAGGCCAACCCGGCCGCCAAAGATGCGCTGGCCCAGATCCTGATCAACTCCCGCATGTCCGCCGAAGGTCATCGTCCGCTCTGCCAGGACACCGGCATCGTGACCTGTTTCGTCAAAATTGGCATGCAAGTCCAGTGGGACAGCGACATGACAGTGCAGGAGATGGTGGACGAAGGGACCCGTCGTGCCTACACCAATCCTGACAACCCGCTGCGCGCCTCCGTGCTGGCCGATCCGGCCGGCAGTCGCAAAAACACCAAAGACAACGCCCCTGCCGTGGTCCATATCGACATGATCCCCGGCAACAAGGTGGAAGTGAGCATCGCGGCCAAAGGCGGCGGCTCCGAGAACAAATCCAAGATGGTGATGCTCAACCCTTCTGACGATATCGTCGAGTGGGTGCTGAAAACCGTGCCGACCATGGGCGCAGGCTGGTGCCCACCCGGCATGCTGGGCATCGGCATCGGCGGTACCGCCGAGAAAGCGGCGGTGCTGGCCAAAGAGGCCCTGATGGAGCACATCGACATTCAGGAGCTGATCGCCCGTGGCCCGCAAACCACCGAAGAGAAGCTGCGGGTCGAGCTCTACGACAAGGTCAACAAGCTGGGGATCGGTGCCCAGGGGTTGGGCGGCCTCACTACCGTGCTGGATGTGAAGGTAAAATCTGCGCCGACTCACGCCGCTTCCAAGCCGGTGGTGATGATCCCCAACTGCGCCGCGACCCGCCACGTTCACTTCGAGCTGGATGGTTCAGGCCCTGCCGAACTGACGCCGCCGAAACTGAGCGACTGGCCGGAGATCACCCGTGAAGCGGGTGGCAACGTGCGCCGCGTCAACGTCGATGGCATCACCAAGGCCGAGCTGGCCAGCTGGAAGAGCGGTGATACCGTGCTGCTCTCCGGCAAGATCCTCACCGGTCGCGACGCCGCCCACAAGCGTATCGCCGACATGCTGAAAAATGGCGAAGGGCTGCCGGAAGGGGTCGATTTCACCAACCGCTTTATCTATTACGTTGGCCCGGTCGATGCGGTGCGCGACGAAGTGGTCGGCCCGGCAGGCCCCACCACCTCCACCCGTATGGACAAGTTCACCGACATGATGCTGGGTGAAACCGGCCTTATCGGCATGATCGGCAAATCCGAGCGGGGCCCGAAAACCGTCGAGAGCATCAAGCAGCACAAGGCCGTCTATCTGATGGCGGTGGGCGGCGCCGCCTATCTGGTGGCCAAGGCCATCAAGAAGGCGCGCGTGGTGGCTTTTGCCGATCTCGGCATGGAAGCGATCTACGAGTTTGAAGTGGAAGATATGCCGGTGACCGTTGCGGTCGATTCCGAAGGCAACAATATCCACGAAACCGGCCCGGCCTACTGGTCTGCCAAGATTGCCGAGCTGGATGGCAAGCTCTCCTCCTGA
- a CDS encoding alkylphosphonate utilization protein, producing MTINAILQARAGAKCELCSAEQALTAFVVPHSPASDDDHSVAICDTCRGQLEQPDTLVVNHWRCLSDSMWSQVPAVQVMAWRQLKALSGKGEVWAQDLLDMMYMEDEAKAWAEAGIADEDDDSVPTVDSNGAVLQEGDSVTLIKDLDVKGAGFTAKRGTLVKGIRLTNNPLHIEGKVNGVQIVLVAAYLKKA from the coding sequence ATGACCATCAACGCCATTCTGCAAGCGCGCGCGGGCGCCAAGTGTGAACTGTGCAGCGCCGAGCAGGCGCTGACCGCCTTCGTGGTGCCTCACTCCCCCGCCAGCGACGATGATCACAGCGTTGCTATCTGTGACACCTGCCGTGGTCAGCTGGAACAACCGGATACCCTAGTGGTCAACCACTGGCGTTGCCTGAGTGACAGCATGTGGAGCCAGGTGCCTGCGGTGCAGGTGATGGCATGGCGCCAGCTGAAAGCTCTCTCCGGCAAGGGTGAAGTGTGGGCTCAGGATCTGCTGGACATGATGTACATGGAAGACGAAGCCAAGGCTTGGGCTGAAGCTGGTATTGCTGACGAAGATGACGACAGCGTACCGACCGTTGACTCCAACGGCGCCGTGCTGCAAGAGGGCGACTCCGTTACCCTGATCAAGGATCTGGACGTGAAAGGCGCCGGTTTTACCGCCAAGCGCGGCACCCTGGTCAAGGGCATCCGTCTGACCAACAACCCGCTTCATATCGAAGGCAAGGTCAACGGCGTGCAGATCGTTCTGGTTGCGGCCTACCTGAAAAAGGCCTAA
- a CDS encoding methyltransferase produces the protein MSLLFDCKAGAFVLAQRFQQLDRLLTRYRRWWQYQPYHHLTMAFADEAPELAALLNGLTLAQLAELDADMGALSSLLAPWIAEGAELQQLSQLAPFTPEPISCSKEMALHMPGRKQAQIEAFTACLPAHQGPYLEWCAGKGHLGRLVSLHRQAPILSLELQGQLCDEGRLLAERDGANMTFTCADAFAPESAALIAPEHHAMALHACGELHTHLLERVAERSARGVTISPCCYHLIRTSHYRPLSAAANSSELVLSKADLKLPLQETVTGGARIARLREQEVVWRLGFDCLQRQVRGIDEYLPVPNMQKSLLTGTFEAFCVWAAERKGIVLPAGLDYPAWLEHGERRFGDVARMELVRHLFRRPLEIWLALDRALFLQEQGYRVEVGEFCAKPMTPRNILIRAVRA, from the coding sequence ATGAGCCTCCTTTTTGACTGCAAGGCAGGGGCATTCGTGCTGGCTCAACGTTTTCAACAACTGGATCGACTGCTCACCCGCTACCGACGCTGGTGGCAATATCAGCCATATCATCATCTGACCATGGCCTTTGCCGATGAGGCGCCCGAACTGGCGGCACTGCTCAATGGGCTGACCCTTGCCCAGTTGGCAGAACTCGATGCAGATATGGGCGCCCTCAGCAGTCTGCTTGCCCCCTGGATTGCCGAGGGAGCCGAGCTGCAGCAACTCAGCCAGCTTGCCCCGTTTACCCCGGAGCCCATCAGCTGCAGCAAGGAGATGGCGCTGCATATGCCGGGGCGCAAGCAGGCCCAGATCGAGGCGTTCACCGCCTGTTTGCCGGCCCATCAGGGCCCCTATCTGGAGTGGTGTGCCGGCAAGGGCCACCTTGGGCGGCTGGTGTCACTTCATCGACAGGCTCCTATCCTCAGTCTGGAGTTGCAAGGGCAGCTTTGTGACGAAGGTCGGCTGCTGGCCGAGCGGGATGGCGCGAATATGACCTTTACCTGCGCCGATGCTTTTGCCCCCGAGTCGGCGGCGCTGATCGCCCCCGAACATCACGCTATGGCACTCCATGCCTGCGGCGAGCTCCACACCCATCTGCTGGAGCGGGTGGCCGAACGCAGTGCCCGCGGCGTGACTATCTCTCCCTGTTGTTACCACCTGATCCGTACCAGCCACTATCGCCCGCTGTCGGCCGCGGCCAACTCCAGCGAGCTGGTGTTGAGCAAGGCGGATCTCAAGTTGCCGCTACAGGAGACGGTCACCGGCGGTGCGCGGATCGCCCGCCTGCGTGAGCAGGAAGTGGTGTGGCGTCTCGGGTTTGACTGCCTGCAGCGTCAGGTGCGTGGCATAGATGAGTATCTGCCGGTGCCCAATATGCAAAAGAGCCTGCTGACCGGCACCTTCGAGGCATTCTGCGTTTGGGCTGCTGAACGCAAAGGGATTGTGCTGCCCGCCGGGCTCGACTATCCCGCCTGGTTGGAGCACGGGGAGCGTCGCTTTGGTGATGTCGCCCGCATGGAGCTGGTGCGTCATCTGTTTCGCCGTCCTCTCGAGATCTGGCTGGCGCTGGATCGCGCGCTCTTTTTGCAAGAGCAGGGTTATCGGGTCGAAGTGGGGGAGTTCTGTGCCAAACCCATGACCCCGCGCAATATCCTGATCCGTGCCGTGCGCGCCTGA
- a CDS encoding chitinase encodes MFKPKRCAWLIAAACVLPSYAVISATMNIQPDPQNAGGYVIAAPDLAAVEKAKTANPMYTIWAKALATRSNKIVDAIEPGLASNPDNVKRVERVFPQSEWEYLTQMAAPEYTYVRFLRAIGKFPAFCGEYNDGRDSDAICKKSIVTAFAHFSQETGGHIAKENVSDNPLGLEEWQQALVHVREMGWSEGQTGYTTGCGQNDWQNKKWPCSTGQGYFGRGAKQLSYHFNYGAFSEAMFDGDASVLLNNPGLVADSWLNLASAIWFFLTPQAPKPAMLHVIDRTWVPSKREADAGIGYGFGTTINVINGGIECGEQNKDKGQPVNRIRYWEGLANHYQIPVKADEKNTCWQQTPYGSLNLNGATDMLYTNWDGNWKYYPDRPGGYSFECELVGFQTAYSALVPGDYEKCVTNFYGSHANWPKVRIVAKLDPAPVDPVDPPIDGQPAWEASKVYTAGNKVSYKGAVYQAKWWTQGDDPAKGGPWAVVVTK; translated from the coding sequence ATGTTCAAACCCAAGCGTTGTGCCTGGCTGATCGCTGCCGCTTGCGTATTGCCCAGCTATGCCGTAATAAGTGCAACCATGAATATTCAACCCGATCCACAAAATGCGGGAGGATATGTGATTGCGGCCCCGGATCTGGCCGCGGTGGAAAAGGCCAAGACGGCCAACCCCATGTATACAATATGGGCCAAGGCACTGGCCACCCGGTCAAATAAAATAGTCGATGCCATTGAACCGGGTCTGGCAAGCAATCCTGACAACGTAAAACGGGTTGAACGGGTATTTCCCCAATCTGAATGGGAATATTTAACCCAGATGGCCGCGCCGGAATATACCTATGTCCGCTTCTTGCGGGCCATCGGTAAATTTCCTGCGTTCTGCGGCGAATATAACGACGGGCGCGATTCTGATGCGATCTGTAAAAAATCCATTGTGACGGCCTTTGCCCACTTCTCTCAGGAGACCGGCGGCCATATTGCCAAGGAGAACGTCTCCGATAACCCGCTGGGGCTGGAGGAGTGGCAACAGGCGCTAGTGCATGTGCGGGAGATGGGCTGGTCAGAGGGACAGACCGGTTATACCACCGGCTGTGGCCAGAACGACTGGCAGAACAAGAAGTGGCCCTGCAGTACCGGACAAGGTTACTTTGGCCGCGGCGCCAAGCAGCTTTCTTACCACTTCAACTACGGGGCCTTCTCCGAGGCGATGTTTGATGGCGATGCCTCAGTGCTGCTCAACAACCCGGGGCTGGTGGCGGACTCCTGGCTCAACCTCGCTTCTGCCATCTGGTTCTTCCTCACCCCGCAGGCCCCGAAACCGGCCATGCTGCACGTGATTGATCGCACCTGGGTACCCTCCAAACGGGAAGCTGACGCCGGTATCGGCTATGGCTTCGGTACCACCATCAACGTCATCAACGGCGGTATCGAGTGTGGTGAACAGAACAAGGACAAAGGGCAGCCGGTCAATCGCATCCGCTACTGGGAAGGGCTGGCCAACCACTACCAGATCCCGGTCAAGGCGGATGAGAAGAACACCTGCTGGCAGCAGACTCCCTATGGCAGCCTCAATCTCAACGGCGCTACCGACATGCTCTACACCAACTGGGATGGCAACTGGAAGTACTATCCTGATCGCCCGGGCGGTTACTCCTTCGAGTGTGAGCTGGTGGGCTTCCAGACTGCTTATTCTGCGCTGGTGCCGGGTGATTACGAGAAGTGCGTGACCAACTTCTACGGTTCCCACGCCAACTGGCCGAAAGTGCGGATCGTCGCCAAGCTCGATCCTGCCCCGGTCGATCCGGTTGACCCGCCCATTGATGGCCAGCCTGCCTGGGAGGCCAGCAAGGTCTATACCGCGGGCAACAAGGTGAGCTACAAGGGCGCCGTCTATCAGGCCAAATGGTGGACGCAAGGGGATGATCCCGCCAAAGGTGGCCCCTGGGCTGTGGTGGTGACCAAATAA
- a CDS encoding porin family protein, giving the protein MMKLFTPLVVATAIFSSVAIATPSPHIVGATLGYGTQSFKAQNGDQADGGDNMTADLYYRYMFNDYIGIDSGILFGTGGVVSALFDATLNDVKDIHYKGIRSALYAQFPVSSGNSFYAKLGANAHRVEYTINKEDQSNSGVGFYGAAGWQYRFDSGIGLNAEYQYIPMPRLDVKGVSVGLNYRF; this is encoded by the coding sequence ATGATGAAGTTATTCACTCCCCTGGTGGTTGCCACGGCGATCTTCTCTTCCGTGGCGATAGCAACCCCCTCTCCCCATATCGTCGGCGCCACCCTTGGCTATGGCACCCAGTCATTCAAAGCACAAAATGGGGATCAGGCCGATGGCGGTGACAATATGACTGCCGATCTCTATTACCGTTATATGTTCAACGATTATATCGGTATCGATTCAGGAATATTGTTTGGTACCGGTGGCGTAGTCAGCGCCCTCTTCGATGCAACCCTCAATGACGTAAAAGATATCCATTACAAAGGGATCCGCTCTGCCTTGTATGCACAATTCCCGGTCTCTTCCGGCAACAGCTTTTATGCCAAACTGGGTGCCAACGCCCACAGAGTCGAATACACGATCAACAAGGAAGATCAGAGCAACTCCGGGGTCGGTTTTTATGGCGCTGCGGGTTGGCAATATCGCTTTGATTCGGGTATCGGACTCAATGCGGAGTACCAATATATCCCCATGCCTCGACTCGATGTCAAAGGGGTCAGTGTCGGTCTCAACTACCGTTTCTGA
- a CDS encoding GFA family protein: MVISRDGILEGGCHCGAIRYKVLAAPFATDFCHCRDCQRTTGAPVGAWMDFRVKQVQWLCGVLTEYASSEAIRRGFCATCGATLSYRSIQYPEYLMAIVSLDNPETVAPTYHIHTVSQLSWLPIQDDHPRYPKGK; encoded by the coding sequence ATGGTGATTTCTCGTGACGGTATATTAGAGGGGGGTTGCCATTGTGGTGCAATCCGCTACAAGGTGCTAGCTGCTCCCTTTGCTACCGATTTTTGCCACTGCCGGGATTGTCAGCGCACGACCGGCGCTCCGGTCGGCGCCTGGATGGATTTTCGGGTGAAACAGGTGCAATGGCTATGCGGCGTATTGACTGAGTACGCCTCGTCGGAGGCGATTCGACGCGGCTTTTGTGCAACCTGTGGCGCCACCCTCAGCTATCGCAGCATTCAATACCCCGAGTACCTGATGGCTATTGTCTCACTTGATAACCCCGAAACGGTCGCACCAACCTATCACATCCATACCGTCAGCCAGCTCTCCTGGTTGCCGATCCAGGACGATCATCCCCGTTATCCGAAAGGGAAGTAG
- the smrB gene encoding endonuclease SmrB, whose product MKKTPSPTDEETLLFRDAIKGTRKIKQDTIRAELRPVKQKRELRETREKLGVDHYFSDEYQPHLDDDGPTRYVREDVSKFELKKLKRGIYPPEIYLDLHGMNQQQAKQELAALLTLCQKENIHVASVMHGIGKHILKQRIPSWLAQHPNVRAFHQAPREWGGDSAILVLLDIEE is encoded by the coding sequence ATGAAAAAAACGCCCTCACCGACAGACGAGGAAACCCTGCTGTTCCGCGATGCGATAAAAGGTACCCGGAAAATCAAGCAAGATACCATAAGGGCCGAGTTACGCCCGGTCAAGCAGAAACGCGAATTGCGCGAAACCCGCGAAAAGCTTGGGGTTGACCACTATTTCAGCGATGAGTATCAGCCCCATCTCGACGATGATGGGCCGACCCGTTACGTGCGGGAAGATGTGTCAAAATTTGAGCTGAAAAAGCTCAAGCGGGGCATTTATCCGCCGGAGATCTACCTCGATCTGCACGGCATGAACCAGCAGCAGGCAAAACAGGAGCTGGCCGCCCTGCTCACCCTCTGCCAGAAAGAGAACATTCACGTCGCCTCAGTGATGCACGGCATCGGCAAACATATTCTCAAGCAGCGCATTCCCAGCTGGCTGGCCCAGCACCCCAATGTGCGCGCCTTCCATCAGGCCCCCCGCGAATGGGGCGGCGACAGCGCCATTCTGGTGTTGCTGGATATCGAAGAGTAG
- the prmB gene encoding 50S ribosomal protein L3 N(5)-glutamine methyltransferase — MDKIFIDEVVAEMHTIQDMLRWAMSRFNDAGIFYGHGTDNAWDEAVQLVLPALHLPPDVDPAMRHSRLTSSERHRIAELIIRRVQERVPAAYLTNKAWYAGWEFYVDERVLIPRSPIAEMVANRFAPFLKHEPTRIMDLCTGSGCIAIIMAHEFPEAEVDAIDISIDALNVAERNINDHGLEQQVIPIRSDLFRDLPAGDKYDLIVSNPPYVDSEDMSDLPEEFRHEPELALASGSDGLKLTKRLLAHAADFLKDNGVLVVEVGNSMIHLEAQFPEIPFTWVEFENGGHGVFVMTREELVQYQDHFAIYKN, encoded by the coding sequence TTGGACAAGATATTTATCGATGAGGTGGTTGCCGAGATGCACACCATCCAGGACATGTTGCGTTGGGCCATGAGTCGTTTCAACGACGCCGGGATTTTTTACGGTCATGGAACCGACAACGCCTGGGATGAAGCTGTGCAGCTGGTACTGCCCGCGTTACATCTGCCACCGGATGTAGACCCGGCCATGCGCCACTCCCGTCTCACCAGCAGCGAGCGTCACCGCATCGCCGAGCTGATTATCCGCCGTGTACAGGAGCGGGTACCGGCCGCCTATCTGACCAACAAGGCCTGGTATGCCGGTTGGGAGTTCTACGTGGACGAGCGGGTGCTCATTCCCCGTTCTCCCATCGCCGAGATGGTTGCCAACCGTTTCGCGCCCTTCCTCAAACATGAACCGACCCGGATCATGGACTTGTGCACTGGCTCCGGTTGCATCGCCATCATCATGGCCCACGAGTTCCCGGAAGCGGAAGTGGATGCCATCGACATCAGCATCGATGCGCTGAACGTGGCCGAGCGCAACATCAACGATCACGGGTTGGAGCAGCAGGTCATTCCGATCCGCTCCGATCTGTTCCGCGATCTGCCCGCGGGTGACAAGTACGATCTCATCGTCTCCAATCCGCCCTATGTGGATTCCGAAGATATGTCGGATCTGCCGGAAGAGTTCCGTCACGAGCCAGAGCTGGCGCTGGCGTCCGGTTCCGATGGCCTCAAGCTGACCAAGCGTCTGCTGGCCCATGCGGCAGATTTCCTCAAGGATAACGGCGTGCTGGTGGTCGAAGTGGGCAACAGCATGATCCATCTGGAAGCCCAGTTCCCCGAGATCCCCTTTACCTGGGTTGAATTCGAAAACGGCGGTCACGGCGTCTTTGTGATGACCCGTGAAGAGCTGGTGCAGTATCAGGATCATTTCGCCATCTACAAGAACTAA
- the aroC gene encoding chorismate synthase, with the protein MAGNSFGQLFRVTTFGESHGLALGAVVDGCPPGLEISEADLQGDLDRRKPGTSRYTTPRREPDEVKILSGVFEGKTTGTSIGLLIENTDQRSKDYSDIKDLFRPGHADYTYHQKYGQRDYRGGGRSSARETAMRVAAGAIAKKYLKQVHGIEITGFLSQLGPIKAEAFDAAQIEQNPFFFPDAGKLEELDQYMRDLKKEGNSIGAKVQVIARNVPVGLGEPVFDRLDADIAHAMMGINAVKGVEIGDGFAVVEQKGSEHRDEMTPAGFASNHAGGILGGISSGQDIVVSMALKPTSSITVPGKTINTEGEAIEMITKGRHDPCVGIRAVPIAEAMLALVLMDHLLRHRAQNQGVLTHTPQLR; encoded by the coding sequence ATGGCAGGGAACAGTTTTGGTCAACTCTTTCGGGTCACTACCTTTGGCGAGAGCCACGGCCTGGCGCTGGGCGCCGTGGTCGATGGTTGCCCGCCTGGGCTGGAGATCAGCGAAGCGGATCTGCAGGGGGATCTGGATCGGCGCAAGCCCGGCACTTCCCGCTACACCACGCCGCGCCGCGAGCCGGACGAGGTGAAGATCCTCTCCGGGGTGTTCGAGGGCAAGACCACCGGCACCTCCATCGGGCTGCTCATCGAGAATACCGATCAGCGCTCCAAGGATTACTCCGATATCAAGGATCTGTTCCGGCCGGGTCATGCTGACTACACCTACCACCAGAAGTATGGTCAGCGGGACTATCGTGGCGGTGGTCGCTCATCTGCCCGCGAGACCGCGATGCGAGTGGCGGCGGGGGCGATTGCCAAGAAGTACCTGAAACAGGTACATGGCATCGAGATCACCGGTTTTCTCTCCCAGCTCGGCCCCATCAAGGCTGAGGCGTTTGACGCGGCGCAGATTGAGCAGAATCCCTTCTTCTTCCCCGATGCGGGCAAGCTGGAAGAGCTCGATCAATATATGCGCGACCTGAAAAAAGAGGGCAACAGTATCGGTGCCAAGGTGCAGGTCATTGCGCGCAATGTGCCGGTGGGCCTGGGTGAGCCGGTGTTTGATCGTCTCGACGCCGATATCGCCCACGCCATGATGGGCATCAATGCGGTGAAAGGGGTGGAGATCGGCGATGGCTTTGCGGTAGTGGAGCAAAAAGGCTCCGAGCATCGTGACGAGATGACTCCGGCGGGCTTTGCCAGCAACCATGCGGGCGGCATTCTGGGTGGGATCTCGTCAGGTCAGGATATCGTGGTAAGCATGGCGCTCAAGCCTACTTCCAGCATCACTGTGCCGGGCAAGACCATCAATACCGAAGGCGAGGCCATCGAGATGATCACCAAGGGGCGCCACGATCCTTGTGTCGGCATTCGCGCCGTGCCTATTGCCGAGGCCATGCTGGCACTGGTGTTGATGGATCACCTGCTGCGCCATCGTGCCCAGAATCAGGGGGTGTTGACCCATACCCCACAGCTGCGTTGA